The Saprospiraceae bacterium genome includes a window with the following:
- a CDS encoding CoA transferase subunit B, giving the protein MALDKTGIAKRIAQEVKDGYYVNLGIGIPTLVANFVPDGLNVEFQSENGVLGMGPFPFEGDEDPDIINAGKQTITTLPGASFFDSAMSFGMIRGQHVDLTILGAMEVSENGDIANWKIPGKMVKGMGGAMDLVASADNIIVAMIHANKAGESKLLKKCSLPLTGVRCVKKIVTDLAVIEITKEGFRLLERAPGVTVEYIKSVTEGNLIVEGEIPEMVI; this is encoded by the coding sequence ATGGCTTTAGATAAAACCGGAATCGCCAAAAGAATAGCACAGGAAGTAAAAGATGGCTATTATGTCAATCTGGGAATAGGAATCCCCACCCTGGTGGCTAATTTTGTTCCTGATGGACTGAATGTAGAGTTCCAAAGTGAAAACGGTGTGCTGGGAATGGGACCATTTCCATTTGAAGGAGATGAAGACCCTGATATCATCAATGCCGGTAAACAAACGATCACCACATTGCCGGGTGCAAGTTTTTTTGATTCTGCAATGAGTTTTGGTATGATTCGAGGTCAACATGTAGATCTGACAATACTCGGCGCTATGGAGGTATCCGAAAACGGTGATATCGCCAATTGGAAAATACCGGGCAAAATGGTAAAAGGTATGGGAGGGGCGATGGATCTGGTGGCTTCAGCTGATAATATTATTGTAGCAATGATTCATGCAAATAAAGCAGGTGAATCCAAATTGCTTAAAAAATGTTCTCTGCCCCTGACAGGAGTACGATGTGTAAAAAAGATTGTCACTGATCTGGCTGTAATTGAGATAACAAAGGAAGGTTTCAGATTATTGGAACGGGCACCTGGGGTTACTGTCGAATATATCAAAAGTGTCACCGAAGGAAATCTGATAGTAGAAGGAGAAATACCTGAAATGGTCATTTGA
- a CDS encoding CoA transferase subunit A — MIIKKVKSVQDALKGIKDGMTLMLGGFGLCGIPENAIEELVKLGVKDLTCISNNAGVDDFGLGLLLQNRQIKKMISSYVGENDEFERQMLSGELDVELIPQGTLAERCRAAQAGIPAFYTPAGYGTEVAVGKEFREFKGKMHVMEKAFEADFAIVKAWKGDEAGNLVFKGTARNFNPCMCGAAKITIAEVEELLPVGILDPNFIHIPGIFVQRIFQGEKYEKRIEQRTVRKRDN, encoded by the coding sequence ATGATTATAAAAAAAGTTAAGTCAGTTCAGGATGCTTTAAAAGGCATAAAGGATGGTATGACACTTATGCTGGGTGGGTTTGGACTTTGCGGGATACCTGAAAATGCGATAGAAGAGCTGGTTAAGCTGGGCGTTAAAGATCTGACTTGTATTTCAAACAATGCAGGTGTGGACGATTTTGGATTGGGGCTTTTGTTGCAAAACAGACAAATCAAAAAAATGATTTCGTCCTATGTAGGTGAAAATGATGAGTTTGAACGACAGATGCTCAGTGGCGAACTGGATGTAGAACTTATCCCGCAAGGTACTCTGGCTGAAAGGTGCAGAGCCGCTCAGGCTGGTATTCCGGCATTTTATACCCCGGCTGGATATGGTACGGAAGTCGCTGTAGGAAAGGAATTCAGAGAGTTTAAGGGAAAAATGCATGTAATGGAAAAAGCCTTTGAAGCCGATTTTGCCATTGTTAAAGCATGGAAAGGGGATGAAGCAGGAAATCTGGTTTTTAAAGGTACCGCCAGAAATTTTAATCCATGTATGTGCGGTGCAGCCAAAATCACCATTGCGGAAGTGGAAGAACTGTTACCTGTGGGAATCCTGGACCCTAATTTTATCCATATACCCGGCATTTTTGTGCAAAGAATTTTTCAGGGTGAAAAATATGAAAAAAGAATTGAACAACGAACAGTAAGAAAACGTGATAATTAG
- a CDS encoding PH domain-containing protein yields the protein MKKNEFDFTIPTRQSYVAILMILYKTFTVIFRQMLPVIAIVLIGGNEKRTGRILFVLIGISAVSMIYSIINFFRTYFVVEDDELIIYSGVFNRKKTTIPFEKIQTINFEQNIIHRFFDVTRLKIDTAGTDKNEFEFQALDLQKASALRDILLSKRNKIQSTQDGLESSTPAISIEFKPVMALTVTDLIKVGVTENHLKSGGLILLFFFWIYQNLNEAGVDIDEYSEEFPQFDFGIILAFLLILLFLTASFIISLVRSVVIHYDLKMLRSEKGFKIESGLFTKRETSALDHKIQQIGWSDNLLRKLVGFKNLYLKQASSVQLASRQTTKIPGCTDSHIASVVKSLYSADNLFNISMKRIDIRYFYRLLMIILPFGLIISGVLSFTDHASKIIWIWLVIGYLILNRFLSWRKKLYGFNEELIHIRGGVFGDKAEILPVYKIQAAELSDSPYQRSHQLTNLILHTAAGQIHVPYIPLSEAKKMLDYFIFRTQTDKRKWM from the coding sequence ATGAAGAAGAATGAATTTGATTTTACAATACCTACACGGCAATCATATGTAGCCATATTGATGATCCTTTACAAGACATTTACGGTGATTTTCCGTCAGATGTTGCCAGTAATTGCGATTGTACTTATCGGAGGAAATGAAAAACGTACAGGGAGAATACTTTTTGTATTGATAGGTATTTCTGCTGTTTCAATGATTTATTCGATCATAAATTTTTTCAGAACTTATTTTGTCGTTGAAGATGATGAGTTGATAATATACAGTGGCGTCTTCAACCGAAAGAAAACGACTATTCCTTTTGAAAAAATACAAACGATCAATTTTGAGCAAAATATCATTCACAGATTTTTTGATGTAACCAGATTAAAAATTGATACAGCCGGAACAGATAAAAACGAATTTGAATTTCAGGCACTCGATCTACAGAAAGCATCAGCACTCCGGGACATTTTGCTTTCCAAAAGAAATAAAATTCAGAGTACACAAGATGGTTTGGAATCCTCAACACCCGCAATATCCATCGAATTTAAGCCGGTTATGGCGCTGACAGTTACGGATCTGATCAAAGTAGGGGTCACAGAAAATCATCTGAAATCAGGCGGTCTGATCTTGCTTTTCTTTTTCTGGATTTATCAGAATCTGAATGAAGCCGGAGTAGATATTGATGAATATTCTGAAGAGTTTCCACAATTTGATTTTGGTATTATACTGGCATTTTTGTTGATATTATTATTCCTGACAGCTTCTTTTATTATTTCATTGGTACGGTCGGTGGTCATCCATTATGATTTGAAGATGCTGCGATCCGAAAAAGGCTTTAAAATAGAATCAGGACTTTTTACAAAAAGAGAAACTTCTGCACTGGACCATAAAATTCAGCAAATCGGATGGTCAGATAATCTTCTCAGGAAATTGGTTGGTTTTAAAAATCTATACCTGAAACAAGCTTCCAGCGTACAACTTGCCTCCCGCCAGACAACCAAAATTCCGGGATGTACGGATAGTCATATAGCATCAGTTGTAAAAAGTCTGTATAGTGCAGACAATCTTTTTAATATAAGTATGAAACGGATCGATATCAGGTATTTTTACAGACTACTGATGATCATCCTTCCATTTGGTCTCATCATTTCAGGTGTTTTAAGTTTCACAGACCATGCATCCAAAATTATCTGGATATGGTTAGTAATCGGATATTTGATACTCAACAGATTCCTGTCCTGGCGAAAAAAGTTATATGGATTTAACGAAGAGCTGATACACATACGGGGTGGCGTATTTGGTGATAAAGCAGAGATTTTGCCGGTATATAAAATACAGGCAGCAGAATTGTCAGACAGTCCATATCAGCGCAGCCACCAACTCACCAATCTGATTCTGCATACCGCAGCAGGGCAAATCCATGTTCCGTATATTCCCCTTAGCGAAGCTAAAAAAATGCTGGATTACTTCATCTTCAGGACTCAGACGGATAAGAGGAAGTGGATGTAG
- a CDS encoding PH domain-containing protein, which produces MNFENNQVDTDNIPRSENVQFLRLDPAFRKLSIMTTSVFFIGILIIYFVVGIFVDELYESPWIFYLIGFWPLLTGFFIWLTFKGYEFEGYAVRRHDIIYKSGLIFRSVIVIPFNRVQHCEVNQGPLDRWMGLAVLSVFTAGGSSSDLSIPGLKPDTANTIRDFIIGKTAVDEEE; this is translated from the coding sequence ATGAATTTTGAAAACAATCAGGTGGACACGGACAATATACCCCGATCAGAAAACGTCCAATTTCTGCGTTTGGATCCGGCTTTCAGAAAGTTGAGTATTATGACAACTTCTGTCTTTTTTATCGGAATACTGATCATTTATTTTGTTGTTGGGATTTTTGTGGATGAATTGTATGAATCACCATGGATTTTTTATCTGATTGGATTCTGGCCTTTGTTGACAGGATTCTTTATCTGGTTGACTTTCAAAGGTTATGAATTTGAAGGATATGCGGTAAGAAGGCATGATATTATTTATAAATCGGGGTTAATTTTCAGATCTGTCATCGTCATCCCATTCAACAGGGTACAACATTGTGAGGTCAATCAGGGGCCATTGGATAGGTGGATGGGGCTTGCTGTACTTTCTGTATTTACAGCAGGAGGCAGTTCAAGTGATTTGTCCATACCAGGCCTTAAACCGGATACCGCCAATACCATACGGGATTTTATCATCGGAAAAACTGCCGTAGATGAAGAAGAATGA
- the mfd gene encoding transcription-repair coupling factor, with translation MSNINELALRYAEDQRVETIRQYFSEDSPVHLQLHGWMGALDCFALAGVFQKDKRSHIYIANDKEDAAYVLNTLQSIFQDRTIYFFPDSFKRPMMYDELDKNNILIRTETIHKIHLKKGLHSILVTYPEALFEKVVDPNLLDKQQIKITKDELLDIDEMIEILVRYGFERVEFVYQPGQFSIRGGIVDIFSYGNEWPYRIELMDIEVESIRTFHPTTQLSIKDISAVSIIPNISSKFRQDQKISLFKVFAGDSCVWIKDYELLLDKLQICFEKVESFAAGMSSRSEDELKPVFEERAFIYPTHIMQEMSDFNLLLLTQSPLNPVIHHTISFKSSPQPSFNKNFDLLIDNLKKNTENGYTNYIFTDNVKQIERFYNIFEDMGVNVQFHPLHKSLHAGFTDHDLKIVCYTDHQIFERFHRYKLRQGFTEDMALSLKMIRELVSGDFVTHIDHGIGKYSGLETIEINGHRQESVRLIYQNNDILYVSINSLHKISKYVGKDGTEPKLSKIGSDAWKNLKRKTKAKVKDIAKELIKLYAKRKASKGFEFPPDGYLQTELEASFIYEDTPDQFTATKDVKEDMQKAYPMDRLICGDVGFGKTEIAIRAAFKAVVSGKQVAVLVPTTILALQHYKTFSERLKEFGVTVDYINRFRSTKEKNEVMQRVEAGTTEILIGTHAILNSKIKFKDLGLLIIDEEQKFGVAAKEKLRNIQINVDTLTLTATPIPRTLQFSLMAARDLSIIRTPPPNRQPIHTERRVFNEELIRDSIYYEVNRGGQVFFVHNRVKSLAEVAAMVKKICPDVDIAIAHGQMESDDLEKTLIAFIDGKHDVLVCTNIIETGLDIPNANTIIINNAHQFGMSDLHQLRGRVGRSNKRAFCYLFAPPLSVLTADARKRIKTLEEFSDLGSGFQIAMKDMDIRGAGNLLGAEQSGFIADIGYETYQKILEEAVDELKENEYKDLFKEENDKKKAFVRDVDIDTDIEMLIPDSYVSNIQERLLLYTQLDKLETEEAIEKFNAMLKDRFGPVPEQINELFNGLRLRQLAKRLGFERVILKNRKMNCYFISNPQSSYFETETFKNIMQYVSTTGVRQGLKMKQSNQYLIMTREQIRSLKEARTLLFNMTEEVIKDKQAIS, from the coding sequence GTGAGTAATATCAACGAACTGGCATTAAGATACGCTGAAGATCAGCGGGTAGAGACGATCCGACAGTATTTTTCGGAAGATTCGCCGGTCCATCTGCAACTGCACGGATGGATGGGTGCGCTGGATTGTTTTGCGCTGGCCGGAGTTTTTCAAAAAGATAAAAGATCGCATATTTATATTGCCAATGACAAAGAAGATGCGGCTTATGTTCTCAACACACTACAATCCATCTTTCAGGACCGAACTATTTATTTCTTTCCGGATTCATTCAAGCGTCCGATGATGTATGATGAACTGGACAAAAACAACATTCTCATCCGGACAGAGACCATTCACAAAATCCATCTCAAAAAAGGACTTCATTCCATATTGGTCACTTATCCGGAAGCTCTCTTTGAAAAGGTTGTAGATCCTAATCTACTGGATAAACAACAAATAAAGATCACCAAAGACGAACTGCTCGATATTGACGAAATGATCGAAATACTCGTCAGATATGGGTTTGAGAGAGTAGAATTTGTATATCAGCCCGGGCAATTTTCCATTCGTGGCGGCATCGTGGATATCTTCAGTTACGGTAATGAATGGCCGTACAGGATAGAATTGATGGATATCGAGGTAGAAAGTATCAGAACTTTCCATCCGACCACTCAGCTTTCTATCAAAGATATTTCAGCAGTTTCTATCATCCCCAACATCAGCAGCAAATTCAGGCAGGATCAGAAAATAAGTCTTTTTAAAGTTTTTGCAGGGGATAGTTGTGTGTGGATTAAAGATTATGAGTTATTATTGGATAAATTACAGATTTGTTTTGAAAAGGTAGAATCTTTTGCTGCCGGGATGAGCTCGAGATCTGAAGATGAACTAAAACCTGTTTTTGAAGAAAGAGCGTTTATATATCCGACACACATTATGCAGGAAATGTCGGATTTTAATCTGCTTTTACTTACCCAATCTCCACTCAATCCTGTTATTCATCATACTATTTCTTTTAAATCATCTCCCCAACCTTCATTCAACAAGAATTTTGATTTACTGATTGATAATCTCAAAAAAAATACTGAAAACGGATACACCAATTATATCTTTACAGACAATGTCAAACAGATAGAGAGATTTTATAATATTTTTGAAGATATGGGTGTGAATGTGCAGTTTCACCCGCTGCATAAGTCCTTGCACGCCGGATTTACAGATCACGATCTGAAGATTGTTTGTTATACGGACCACCAGATTTTTGAAAGATTTCACCGCTATAAGCTGAGGCAAGGATTTACTGAAGACATGGCACTGAGTCTGAAAATGATCCGTGAATTGGTATCCGGTGATTTTGTGACACATATTGATCATGGTATCGGAAAGTATTCAGGGCTGGAAACGATAGAAATCAATGGTCATCGTCAGGAGTCGGTCAGATTGATCTATCAGAATAATGATATTTTATATGTAAGTATCAATTCACTGCACAAAATATCAAAGTACGTAGGTAAGGATGGCACAGAGCCAAAACTAAGTAAGATAGGAAGTGATGCATGGAAAAATCTCAAACGTAAGACCAAGGCTAAAGTCAAAGATATTGCCAAGGAGCTTATCAAACTGTACGCTAAAAGAAAGGCCTCCAAAGGATTTGAATTTCCTCCGGACGGATATCTCCAGACGGAGCTTGAAGCATCATTTATATATGAAGACACTCCGGATCAGTTTACCGCCACCAAAGATGTCAAAGAAGATATGCAGAAAGCATACCCTATGGACAGACTTATATGTGGAGATGTTGGATTTGGAAAAACGGAAATAGCTATCAGGGCAGCATTCAAAGCAGTAGTATCAGGAAAACAGGTTGCTGTTTTGGTGCCTACCACGATATTGGCATTACAACATTATAAAACCTTTTCTGAAAGATTGAAAGAATTTGGCGTTACCGTCGATTATATCAATCGATTCAGAAGTACCAAAGAAAAAAATGAAGTCATGCAAAGGGTGGAAGCCGGAACGACAGAAATTCTGATAGGCACACACGCCATCCTGAACAGTAAAATAAAATTTAAAGATCTCGGATTACTGATCATTGATGAAGAGCAAAAATTTGGCGTTGCCGCAAAAGAAAAACTGAGAAATATTCAAATCAACGTCGACACTTTGACATTGACAGCGACGCCCATACCCAGGACATTACAATTTTCTCTAATGGCTGCACGGGATTTATCTATTATCAGGACCCCACCACCCAACCGGCAGCCCATTCACACCGAAAGAAGAGTTTTTAATGAAGAATTAATTCGTGACTCAATATATTATGAAGTCAATCGGGGAGGTCAGGTATTTTTTGTACACAACAGAGTCAAAAGTCTGGCAGAAGTAGCTGCGATGGTCAAAAAAATCTGTCCCGACGTGGATATCGCCATCGCTCACGGACAGATGGAATCTGATGATCTGGAAAAAACATTGATAGCATTCATCGATGGAAAGCATGATGTTTTGGTTTGCACCAATATAATTGAGACAGGACTGGATATTCCCAATGCCAATACGATTATTATCAACAATGCCCATCAGTTCGGAATGAGTGATTTGCACCAGTTGCGAGGTCGTGTGGGAAGATCCAATAAAAGAGCATTCTGCTATCTGTTTGCACCACCTTTATCAGTACTTACTGCAGATGCCCGAAAAAGAATCAAAACGCTCGAAGAATTCTCTGATCTCGGCAGTGGCTTTCAGATAGCGATGAAAGATATGGATATCCGAGGAGCCGGAAATCTTTTAGGTGCAGAACAAAGCGGTTTCATTGCAGATATTGGTTATGAAACCTATCAGAAAATACTGGAAGAAGCAGTAGATGAACTGAAAGAAAATGAATACAAAGACCTGTTTAAAGAAGAGAATGATAAAAAAAAGGCCTTTGTCAGAGATGTCGATATCGATACAGATATAGAAATGCTGATACCGGACAGCTATGTCAGTAATATTCAGGAGAGATTACTTCTTTACACACAATTGGATAAATTAGAGACAGAAGAAGCGATTGAGAAATTTAATGCCATGCTCAAAGACCGTTTTGGTCCGGTACCTGAACAGATAAATGAATTGTTCAACGGATTAAGGTTACGGCAATTAGCAAAAAGACTTGGCTTTGAGAGAGTCATTCTGAAGAACAGAAAAATGAATTGTTATTTTATTTCCAATCCTCAGTCATCTTATTTTGAAACCGAAACTTTCAAAAATATCATGCAATACGTCTCCACAACAGGTGTCAGACAAGGACTGAAAATGAAACAATCTAACCAGTATTTAATAATGACTCGTGAACAGATAAGATCTTTAAAAGAAGCAAGAACGCTGTTATTCAACATGACCGAAGAAGTCATCAAAGATAAACAAGCGATCAGTTAA
- a CDS encoding SET domain-containing protein-lysine N-methyltransferase: MHQIPGLYILDSVQKGRGVYTSIDINEGDTIEICPVIVIPKAELPVIHKTILHDYYFLWGSEMDECAIALGFGSLYNHEIHPNANFILDLESNTIDIEAIKNIPAGSEITLNYHGEPGDSNSLWF, from the coding sequence ATGCATCAGATACCGGGACTTTATATTCTTGACAGTGTCCAAAAAGGTCGGGGTGTTTATACTTCAATAGATATCAATGAAGGGGATACGATAGAAATATGTCCGGTAATAGTGATTCCAAAAGCAGAATTACCTGTCATTCATAAAACTATATTGCACGATTATTACTTTCTCTGGGGTTCAGAAATGGATGAATGTGCAATAGCACTCGGCTTTGGAAGTCTTTATAATCACGAAATTCATCCGAATGCTAATTTTATCCTGGATCTCGAATCCAACACTATTGACATAGAAGCGATCAAAAATATTCCCGCCGGAAGTGAAATCACCCTAAACTATCATGGTGAACCGGGAGATTCAAACTCGTTGTGGTTTTAG
- a CDS encoding DMT family transporter, whose protein sequence is MSNTIKIERTSWVILILLSLIWGCSFILIKKSLVAFSPVQLASLRLAISAIAFTPIVLAHRQYIDWKLWPKFIAVGLTGSGIPAFLFFFAQTQITSSVAGLLNSLTPLWTLLVGIFIFKLNFERSKLIGVLLGFAGAAMLLLSGEETVLGGNPWYGILIVLATVCYASSVNMVQAFFSDVRPIVISSMSFFLIGPPFILYLIFSDFTEILMTNEHAWQALGAVTLLSLFGTVLSSVLFYYLVQKTNAVFGSTVTYLMPIVALGWGFWDGEVISILHFLSMGLILIGVYITKK, encoded by the coding sequence ATGAGCAATACTATTAAGATAGAAAGAACTTCCTGGGTTATTCTTATTCTATTAAGTCTGATCTGGGGTTGCTCATTTATCCTTATCAAGAAGTCCTTAGTTGCATTTTCTCCGGTACAGCTTGCCAGTCTGAGGCTTGCTATTTCTGCAATTGCCTTTACTCCGATTGTCCTTGCTCACAGACAGTATATCGACTGGAAACTCTGGCCAAAGTTTATCGCCGTGGGACTCACCGGAAGCGGTATTCCGGCTTTTCTGTTCTTCTTTGCTCAAACACAGATTACGTCTTCAGTGGCAGGATTACTCAATAGTCTGACGCCACTCTGGACATTGCTGGTTGGAATTTTTATCTTTAAACTCAATTTCGAACGTAGTAAGTTAATCGGTGTTTTATTGGGATTTGCAGGTGCCGCAATGCTATTGTTGTCAGGTGAAGAGACCGTATTGGGAGGTAATCCATGGTATGGCATTTTAATTGTCCTGGCGACAGTCTGTTATGCATCCAGTGTCAATATGGTTCAGGCATTTTTTAGTGATGTAAGGCCTATTGTGATCAGTTCAATGTCCTTTTTTCTGATAGGTCCTCCGTTCATTTTATATTTGATATTCTCTGATTTCACAGAAATACTGATGACAAATGAACATGCATGGCAGGCACTGGGAGCCGTAACGTTGTTATCGCTTTTTGGTACAGTATTGTCAAGTGTATTGTTTTATTATCTTGTACAAAAAACAAATGCTGTTTTTGGGAGTACGGTTACTTACCTGATGCCGATTGTAGCTCTTGGATGGGGTTTTTGGGATGGTGAAGTCATTTCAATCCTGCATTTTCTTTCGATGGGATTAATATTGATTGGTGTTTATATTACTAAAAAATAA
- a CDS encoding elongation factor G, producing the protein MSVNTKDIRNVVLLGHSGSGKTSFAETMLFESGAINRMGTVETGNTISDFSPIEQERGNSLFSTLMHVKWRDKKINIIDTPGFDDFIGEVISSLKVADTALMMLNSAHGVEVGTELIWEYVNNFGTPAIFVINQCDHDKSDFESTLEQAVNCFGPKVIAFQYPLNQGSGFNKIIDALRMIMYVFDSKGGKPVKEPIPDSEMERAKAMHNAIVEAAAENDEGLMEKYFEEGTLREDDLAAGLRIALAHQQIFPVFCCSATKNMGSGRIMGFINDIAPSPADCPPVRLADGKTIVFDNKGPASLFIYKTMSEAQVGMVSYFKVYSGSIKSGDDLINTKNGSTERLSQIFEANGKVRTPIDYLQAGDIGVTLKLKNAHSNNTLSAKGSDITIEPIHFPEPRIRTAVTPPSKADMEKLIKALHQIEEEDPTLIIEQSPSLKQTIMHGQGQLHLDLVKYRIEKVNGIHMNYERPRIPYRETITKVANEVYRHKKQSGGAGQFGEVHMRIEPYYEGMTDPAGLNVKNVEIEDLEWGGKLAFYWCIVGGTVDAKYSSAIKKGIMQKMLEGPLTGSHCQDIRVSIYDGKMHPVDSNDMAFMLASVGAFKAAFKDAGPQILEPIYDVEITCPDSAMGDIMGDLQTRRAIIMGMDSDGHYQKIKARVPIAEMYQYSSTLRSISQGRAKFSRKFADYIAVPADIQQRLISEHKEEESED; encoded by the coding sequence ATGAGTGTAAATACAAAAGATATCAGAAATGTAGTTTTGTTGGGTCATTCAGGAAGCGGGAAGACGAGTTTTGCAGAAACAATGCTTTTTGAATCCGGGGCAATCAACAGAATGGGAACAGTAGAAACAGGAAATACCATTTCTGATTTCAGTCCGATCGAACAGGAGAGGGGCAATTCTTTATTCAGTACATTGATGCACGTCAAGTGGAGAGATAAAAAAATAAATATTATTGACACACCGGGTTTTGATGACTTTATCGGTGAAGTGATATCGTCCCTAAAGGTAGCAGACACAGCCCTGATGATGCTCAATAGTGCGCATGGTGTGGAAGTAGGAACAGAGTTGATATGGGAATATGTCAATAATTTCGGAACACCTGCGATATTTGTTATCAATCAATGTGACCATGATAAATCAGACTTTGAAAGTACGCTCGAACAGGCAGTCAATTGTTTCGGACCAAAAGTAATAGCTTTTCAATATCCGCTGAATCAGGGAAGTGGTTTTAATAAAATAATCGATGCACTCAGAATGATCATGTACGTGTTTGATTCCAAAGGCGGAAAACCGGTGAAAGAACCGATACCCGATTCAGAAATGGAAAGAGCTAAAGCAATGCATAATGCCATCGTAGAAGCCGCTGCTGAAAATGACGAAGGATTGATGGAAAAATATTTTGAAGAAGGAACTCTTCGGGAAGATGATCTGGCTGCCGGTTTACGGATTGCCTTGGCTCATCAACAGATTTTTCCGGTTTTCTGTTGTTCCGCCACCAAAAATATGGGCAGCGGCCGTATAATGGGTTTTATTAATGATATCGCACCTTCCCCTGCTGATTGTCCTCCTGTAAGATTGGCTGATGGAAAGACAATTGTATTTGACAATAAAGGTCCTGCATCTTTGTTTATTTACAAAACCATGTCTGAAGCTCAGGTCGGAATGGTTTCTTATTTTAAGGTGTACTCAGGCAGCATAAAATCTGGTGACGACCTCATCAACACAAAAAATGGATCAACCGAAAGACTCAGTCAGATTTTTGAAGCAAACGGAAAAGTGCGAACACCTATAGATTATCTTCAGGCAGGAGATATAGGAGTTACTTTGAAACTAAAAAACGCACACTCCAATAATACACTCAGTGCCAAAGGCTCCGATATTACTATTGAACCTATCCATTTTCCGGAACCACGCATCCGAACCGCTGTGACGCCTCCGAGTAAAGCAGATATGGAAAAACTCATCAAAGCATTACATCAGATAGAAGAGGAAGACCCGACCTTAATCATAGAACAATCGCCATCGTTAAAACAGACGATTATGCATGGCCAGGGTCAGTTGCATCTCGATCTGGTCAAATACAGAATCGAAAAGGTAAACGGAATCCATATGAACTATGAACGTCCCAGAATTCCTTACAGGGAGACGATTACCAAAGTTGCCAATGAAGTTTACAGACACAAAAAGCAGAGTGGCGGAGCGGGACAATTTGGAGAAGTACACATGCGTATAGAACCATACTATGAAGGAATGACTGATCCAGCCGGACTAAATGTTAAGAATGTAGAAATTGAAGATCTCGAATGGGGAGGAAAACTGGCATTCTACTGGTGTATAGTAGGAGGTACTGTTGACGCCAAATATTCAAGTGCCATCAAAAAAGGTATCATGCAAAAAATGCTGGAAGGGCCACTCACAGGCTCACATTGTCAGGATATCAGGGTAAGCATCTATGATGGAAAAATGCACCCGGTCGATTCAAATGATATGGCTTTTATGCTGGCATCAGTTGGTGCATTTAAGGCAGCCTTTAAAGATGCAGGGCCTCAGATTCTGGAACCTATTTATGATGTCGAAATCACCTGTCCTGACTCAGCGATGGGCGACATCATGGGGGATCTTCAGACCCGGCGAGCCATTATAATGGGTATGGATTCCGACGGTCATTATCAAAAAATCAAAGCAAGAGTTCCGATAGCCGAGATGTACCAATATTCTTCTACTCTAAGATCCATTTCACAGGGAAGAGCAAAGTTCTCAAGGAAATTTGCGGATTATATAGCTGTTCCGGCAGATATCCAGCAAAGACTAATTTCTGAGCATAAAGAAGAAGAATCGGAAGATTAA
- a CDS encoding GNAT family N-acetyltransferase, protein MPDFLTLETERLWLCPTSLDDATFIYELVNSEKWIRFIGDRNVNSINAAEDYIRFKMISQLERLGYSNYTIIRKDDNRKIGTCGLYDREGLEGVDIGFALLSDYEGFGYAFEAAYKMKCAAFENFGLKEICAITTKDNFSSQKLLEKLGMALKGTVTLPNGDEELLLYHLIKS, encoded by the coding sequence ATGCCTGATTTTTTAACCCTTGAAACAGAAAGGCTTTGGTTGTGTCCGACTTCATTGGATGATGCGACGTTTATTTATGAATTGGTCAATAGTGAAAAGTGGATCAGGTTTATCGGAGACAGGAATGTAAATTCAATAAATGCTGCAGAAGACTACATCCGATTCAAAATGATTTCTCAATTGGAGCGGCTCGGTTATTCCAATTATACTATCATCAGAAAGGACGATAATCGGAAAATCGGAACTTGTGGTCTCTATGACAGAGAAGGTCTGGAAGGAGTGGATATCGGTTTTGCGCTTCTGAGTGACTATGAAGGTTTCGGATATGCATTTGAAGCAGCCTATAAAATGAAATGTGCTGCATTTGAGAATTTTGGTTTAAAGGAAATTTGTGCAATCACTACAAAAGATAATTTTTCTTCTCAAAAATTATTAGAAAAATTGGGCATGGCACTTAAAGGAACGGTTACACTCCCGAATGGCGATGAAGAATTGTTATTGTATCACTTGATTAAATCTTAG